From the genome of Callithrix jacchus isolate 240 chromosome 7, calJac240_pri, whole genome shotgun sequence, one region includes:
- the BTBD19 gene encoding BTB/POZ domain-containing protein 19 isoform X1, whose translation MDPPGLVVHGKAEPFSAALGSLVNSPRYSDVRFVVGQEQQEIFAHRCLLACRCNFFQRLLGTESGPGVPSTVVLSTVPTEAFLAVLEFLYTNSVKLHRHSVLEVLTAAVEYGLEELRELCLRFVVKVLDVELVCEALQVAVTFGLGPLQEHCVAFIEAHSQEALRTQGFLELSAAALLPLLRSDKLCVDEAELVRAARSWARVGAAVLERPVAEVAAPVVKELRLALLAPVELSALEEQNRQEPLIPVRTRGTGPAPLSSGGTGRWEGWVRPSPQSSGRGATAGLSADWPCSAGGADRGGVEVPRPAER comes from the exons ATGGATCCCCCGGGACTGGTCGTGCATGGGAAAGCTGAACCCTTTTCCGCAGCACTCGGAAGCCTGGTCAACAGCCCTCGATACAG TGATGTTCGCTTCGTGGTCGGTCAAGAACAGCAGGAGATATTTGCCCATCGGTGCTTGTTGGCCTGTAGATGCAACTTCTTCCAGCGACTTCTGGGCACAGAGTCAGGCCCCGGGGTGCCTAGTACTGTGGTACTAAGCACTGTACCAACTGAGGCCTTCCTGGCAGTGCTGGAgttcctatataccaacagtgTCAAGCTGCACCGCCACTCT GTGCTGGAAGTGCTGACGGCGGCTGTGGAGTATGGGCTGGAGGAACTGAGAGAG CTGTGCCTGCGGTTTGTGGTGAAGGTGCTGGATGTGGAGTTGGTTTGTGAAGCCCTGCAG GTGGCTGTAACCTTTGGCCTGGGGCCGCTGCAGGAGCATTGCGTGGCTTTCATAGAGGCCCACAGCCAG GAGGCCCTCCGGACCCAAGGCTTCCTGGAGCTGTCGGCGGCCGCGCTGCTGCCCCTGCTACGCAGCGACAAGCTCTGCGTGGACGAGGCTGAATTGGTCCGCGCGGCCCGGAGCTGGGCGCGCGTGGGCGCA GCGGTGCTGGAGCGGCCGGTGGCCGAGGTGGCGGCCCCGGTGGTGAAAGAGCTGAGACTAGCCTTGCTGGCCCCGGTGGAGCTGAGCGCCCTCGAAGAGCAGAACCGGCAGGAGCCACTCATCCCGGTGCGGACGCGGGGAACCGGCCCAGCTCCACTCAGCAGCGGGGGTACAGGGCGCTGGGAGGGGTGGGTGCGGCCCAGTCCACAGTCCTCGGGGCGAGGGGCCACCGCGGGACTGAGCGCTGACTGGCCTTGCTCTGCAGGTGGAGCAGATCGTGGAGGCGTGGAAGTGCCACGCCCTGCGGAGAGGTGA
- the BTBD19 gene encoding BTB/POZ domain-containing protein 19 isoform X3 → MDPPGLVVHGKAEPFSAALGSLVNSPRYSDVRFVVGQEQQEIFAHRCLLACRCNFFQRLLGTESGPGVPSTVVLSTVPTEAFLAVLEFLYTNSVKLHRHSVLEVLTAAVEYGLEELRELCLRFVVKVLDVELVCEALQVAVTFGLGPLQEHCVAFIEAHSQEALRTQGFLELSAAALLPLLRSDKLCVDEAELVRAARSWARVGAAVLERPVAEVAAPVVKELRLALLAPVELSALEEQNRQEPLIPVRTRGTGPAPLSSGGGADRGGVEVPRPAER, encoded by the exons ATGGATCCCCCGGGACTGGTCGTGCATGGGAAAGCTGAACCCTTTTCCGCAGCACTCGGAAGCCTGGTCAACAGCCCTCGATACAG TGATGTTCGCTTCGTGGTCGGTCAAGAACAGCAGGAGATATTTGCCCATCGGTGCTTGTTGGCCTGTAGATGCAACTTCTTCCAGCGACTTCTGGGCACAGAGTCAGGCCCCGGGGTGCCTAGTACTGTGGTACTAAGCACTGTACCAACTGAGGCCTTCCTGGCAGTGCTGGAgttcctatataccaacagtgTCAAGCTGCACCGCCACTCT GTGCTGGAAGTGCTGACGGCGGCTGTGGAGTATGGGCTGGAGGAACTGAGAGAG CTGTGCCTGCGGTTTGTGGTGAAGGTGCTGGATGTGGAGTTGGTTTGTGAAGCCCTGCAG GTGGCTGTAACCTTTGGCCTGGGGCCGCTGCAGGAGCATTGCGTGGCTTTCATAGAGGCCCACAGCCAG GAGGCCCTCCGGACCCAAGGCTTCCTGGAGCTGTCGGCGGCCGCGCTGCTGCCCCTGCTACGCAGCGACAAGCTCTGCGTGGACGAGGCTGAATTGGTCCGCGCGGCCCGGAGCTGGGCGCGCGTGGGCGCA GCGGTGCTGGAGCGGCCGGTGGCCGAGGTGGCGGCCCCGGTGGTGAAAGAGCTGAGACTAGCCTTGCTGGCCCCGGTGGAGCTGAGCGCCCTCGAAGAGCAGAACCGGCAGGAGCCACTCATCCCGGTGCGGACGCGGGGAACCGGCCCAGCTCCACTCAGCAGCGGGG GTGGAGCAGATCGTGGAGGCGTGGAAGTGCCACGCCCTGCGGAGAGGTGA
- the BTBD19 gene encoding BTB/POZ domain-containing protein 19 isoform X4, producing the protein MDPPGLVVHGKAEPFSAALGSLVNSPRYSDVRFVVGQEQQEIFAHRCLLACRCNFFQRLLGTESGPGVPSTVVLSTVPTEAFLAVLEFLYTNSVKLHRHSVPVSFPLPLMGLLPTLFHTHSGLERNVCPHREKYVYLSQLCLRFVVKVLDVELVCEALQVAVTFGLGPLQEHCVAFIEAHSQEALRTQGFLELSAAALLPLLRSDKLCVDEAELVRAARSWARVGAAVLERPVAEVAAPVVKELRLALLAPVELSALEEQNRQEPLIPVEQIVEAWKCHALRRGDEARGTPCRRRKGTLPREHHRFLDLAFK; encoded by the exons ATGGATCCCCCGGGACTGGTCGTGCATGGGAAAGCTGAACCCTTTTCCGCAGCACTCGGAAGCCTGGTCAACAGCCCTCGATACAG TGATGTTCGCTTCGTGGTCGGTCAAGAACAGCAGGAGATATTTGCCCATCGGTGCTTGTTGGCCTGTAGATGCAACTTCTTCCAGCGACTTCTGGGCACAGAGTCAGGCCCCGGGGTGCCTAGTACTGTGGTACTAAGCACTGTACCAACTGAGGCCTTCCTGGCAGTGCTGGAgttcctatataccaacagtgTCAAGCTGCACCGCCACTCT GTCCCTGTCTCATTTCCCTTGCCTCTCATGGGCTTACTTCCCACCCTGTTTCACACACACTCTGGCCTGGAGAGGAATGTGTGCCCACACAGAGAGAAGTATGTGTATCTCTCC cag CTGTGCCTGCGGTTTGTGGTGAAGGTGCTGGATGTGGAGTTGGTTTGTGAAGCCCTGCAG GTGGCTGTAACCTTTGGCCTGGGGCCGCTGCAGGAGCATTGCGTGGCTTTCATAGAGGCCCACAGCCAG GAGGCCCTCCGGACCCAAGGCTTCCTGGAGCTGTCGGCGGCCGCGCTGCTGCCCCTGCTACGCAGCGACAAGCTCTGCGTGGACGAGGCTGAATTGGTCCGCGCGGCCCGGAGCTGGGCGCGCGTGGGCGCA GCGGTGCTGGAGCGGCCGGTGGCCGAGGTGGCGGCCCCGGTGGTGAAAGAGCTGAGACTAGCCTTGCTGGCCCCGGTGGAGCTGAGCGCCCTCGAAGAGCAGAACCGGCAGGAGCCACTCATCCCG GTGGAGCAGATCGTGGAGGCGTGGAAGTGCCACGCCCTGCGGAGAGGTGATGAGGCCCGGGGCACCCCATGTCGCCGCCGGAAAGGCACCCTGCCCCGGGAGCATCACCGCTTTCTGGACCTGGCCTTCAAATGA
- the PTCH2 gene encoding protein patched homolog 2 isoform X11, translating into MGRPCLHPDDLHCPPSAPNHHSRQAPNVADELSGGCHGFSHKFMHWQEELLLGGTARNPQGQLLRAEALQSTFLLMSPRQLYEHFRGDYQTHDIGWSEEQAGTVLQAWQRRFVQLAQEALPENASQQIHAFSSTTLDDILHAFSEVSAARVVGGYLLMLVYACVTMLRWDCAQSQGAVGLAGVLLVALAVASGLGLCALLGVTFNAATTQVLQDCRADSAPVARLHGSSSCPLSAPPGAALPGSGNRCGSHIPAGTCHHRASAWHPSPGLHGRVSAAHGPQCGPHIHQQHGRLPHGCPRSHPCTASLLPAAILSLDLQRRHCQRLDVLCCFSSPCSAQVIQILPQELGDRTVPVGIAHLTATVQAFTHCEASSQHVVTILPPQAHLVPPPSDPLGSELFSPGGSTRDLLGQEEKPRQKAACRSLPCAHWNLTHFARYQFAPLLLQSQAKAIVLVLFATLLGLSLYGATLVQDGLALTDVVPRGTKEHAFLSAQLRYFSLYEVALVTQGGFDYAHSQRALFDLHQRFSSLKAVLPPPATQAPRTWLHYYRNWLQGIQASFDQDWASGRITRHSYRNGSEDGALAYKLLIQTGDSQEPLDFSQLTTRKLVDGEGLIPPELFYVGLTVWVSSDPLGLAASQANFYPPPPEWLHDKYDTTGENLRIPPAQPLEFAQFPFLLRGLQKTADFVEAIEGARAACAEAGQAGVHAYPSGSPFLFWEQYLGLRRCFLLAICILLVCTFLVCALLLLNPWMAGLIVLVLAMMTVELFGIMGFLGIKLSAIPVVILVASVGIGIEFTVHVALGFLTTQGSRNLRAARALEHTFAPVTDGAISTLLGLLMLAGSNFDFIVRYFFVVLTVLTLLGLLHGLVLLPVLLSILGPPPEAIQMYKESPEVLTPPAPQGAGLRWGASPSLPQSFARVTTSMTVAIHPPPLPGAYIHPASDEPPWSPAATSSGDLSSRGPGPTTG; encoded by the exons TGCACTGGCAGGAGGAATTGCTGCTGGGAGGCACGGCCAGAAACCCCCAAGGACAGCTGCTGAG GGCAGAGGCCCTGCAGAGCACCTTCTTGCTGATGAGTCCCCGCCAGCTGTACGAGCATTTCCGGGGTGACTATCAGACGCATGACATAGGCTGGAGCGAGGAGCAGGCTGGCACAGTGCTACAAGCCTGGCAGCGGCGCTTTGTGCAG CTGGCCCAGGAGGCCCTGCCTGAGAACGCTTCCCAGCAGATCCACGCCTTCTCCTCCACCACCTTGGATGACATCCTGCATGCATTCTCTGAAGTCAGTGCTGCCCGTGTGGTGGGAGGCTACCTGCTCATG CTGGTCTATGCCTGTGTGACCATGTTGCGGTGGGACTGTGCCCAGTCCCAGGGTGCCGTGGGCCTCGCTGGGGTGCTGCTGGTGGCCCTGGCGGTGGCCTCAGGCCTTGGGCTCTGTGCCCTGCTCGGCGTCACCTTCAATGCTGCCACTACCCAGGTACTCCAGGACTGCAGGGCCGACTCAGCGCCAGTCGCCAGGCTACATGGGTCCTCCAGCTGCCCGCTCTCTGCCCCTCCAGGTGCTGCCCTTCCTGGCTCTGGGAATCGGTGTGGATCACATATTCCTGCTGGCACATGCCATcacagagcctctgcctggcacCCGTCTCCAG GACTGCATGGGCGAGTGTCTGCAGCGCACGGGCCCCAGTGTGGTCCTCACATCCATCAACAACATGGCCGCCTTCCTCATGGCTGCCCTCGTTCCCATCCCTGCACTGCGAGCCTTCTCCCTGCAG CCATCCTCAGCCTGGACCTACAGCGGCGCCACTGCCAGCGCCTAGATGTGCTCTGCTGCTTCTCCAG TCCCTGCTCTGCTCAGGTGATTCAGATCCTCCCCCAGGAGCTGGGGGACAGGACAGTACCAGTGGGCATTGCCCACCTGACGGCCACAGTTCAAGCCTTTACCCACTGTGAAGCCAGCAGCCAACATGTGGTCACCATCCTGCCTCCCCAAGCCCACCTGGTGCCTCCACCTTCTGACCCACTGGGCTCTGAGCTCTTCAGCCCTGGAGGGTCCACACGGGACCTTCTAGGCCAGGaggagaagccaaggcagaaggcaGCCTGCAGGTCCCTGCCCTGTGCCCACTGGAATCTTACCCACTTTGCCCGATATCAGTTTGCCCCCTTGCTGCTCCAGTCACAGGCCAAG GCCATCGTGCTGGTGCTTTTTGCCACACTTTTGGGCCTGAGCCTCTACGGAGCCACACTGGTGCAAGACGGGCTGGCCCTGACGGATGTGGTGCCTCGGGGCACCAAGGAGCATGCCTTCCTGAGCGCCCAGCTCAGGTACTTCTCCCTGTATGAGGTGGCCCTGGTGACCCAGGGTGGCTTCGACTACGCCCACTCCCAACGTGCCCTCTTTGATCTGCACCAGCGCTTCAGTTCCCTCAAGGCCGTGCTGCCCCCACCGGCCACCCAGGCACCCCGCACCTGGCTGCACTATTACCGCAACTGGCTACAGG GAATCCAGGCTTCGTTTGACCAGGACTGGGCTTCTGGGCGCATCACTCGCCACTCGTACCGCAATGGCTCTGAGGATGGGGCCCTGGCCTACAAGCTGCTCATCCAGACCGGAGACTCCCAGGAGCCTCTGGATTTCAGCCAG CTGACCACAAGGAAACTGGTGGACGGAGAGGGACTGATTCCACCCGAGCTCTTCTATGTGGGGCTGACTGTGTGGGTGAGCAGTGACCCCCTGGGTCTGGCAGCCTCACAGGCCAACTTCTACCCGCCACCTCCTGAATGGCTGCACGACAAATACGACACCACAGGGGAGAACCTTCGCA TCCCGCCAGCTCAGCCCTTGGAGTTtgcccagttccccttcctgCTGCGGGGCCTCCAGAAGACTGCAGACTTTGTGGAGGCCATCGAGGGGGCCCGGGCAGCATGTGCAGAGGcgggccaggctggggtgcacgcCTATCCCAGTGGCTCCCCCTTCCTCTTCTGGGAGCAGTATCTGGGATTGCGGCGCTGCTTCCTGCTGGCCATCTGCATTCTGCTGGTGTGCACTTTCCTCGTCTGTGCCCTTCTGCTCCTCAACCCCTGGATGGCTGGCCTCATA GTGCTGGTCCTGGCGATGATGACCGTGGAGCTGTTTGGTATCATGGGTTTCCTGGGCATCAAGCTGAGCGCCATCCCTGTGGTGATCCTCGTGGCCTCTGTAGGCATTGGCATTGAGTTCACAGTACATGTGGCTCTG GGCTTCCTCACCACCCAGGGTAGCCGAAACCTGCGGGCTGCCCGTGCTCTGGAGCACACATTTGCCCCAGTGACCGATGGGGCCATCTCTACATTGCTGGGTCTGCTCATGCTTGCTGGTTCCAACTTTGACTTCATTGTAAG GTACTTCTTTGTGGTGCTGACAGTGCTTACACTCCTCGGCCTCCTCCACGGACTTGTGCTGCTGCCTGTGCTGCTGTCTATCCTGGGCCCGCCACCAGAG GCGATACAGATGTACAAGGAAAGCCCTGAGGTCCTGACTCCACCAGCTCCACAGGGAgcggggctgaggtggggggcgtccccctccctgccccagagcTTTGCCAGAGTGACTACCTCCATGACCGTGGCCATCCACCCACCCCCGCTGCCTGGTGCCTACATCCACCCAGCCTCTGATGAGCCCCCTTGGtcccctgctgccaccagctctgGCGACCTCAGTTCCAGGGGACCAGGTCCAACCACTGGGTGA
- the BTBD19 gene encoding BTB/POZ domain-containing protein 19 isoform X2, which translates to MDPPGLVVHGKAEPFSAALGSLVNSPRYSDVRFVVGQEQQEIFAHRCLLACRCNFFQRLLGTESGPGVPSTVVLSTVPTEAFLAVLEFLYTNSVKLHRHSVLEVLTAAVEYGLEELRELCLRFVVKVLDVELVCEALQVAVTFGLGPLQEHCVAFIEAHSQEALRTQGFLELSAAALLPLLRSDKLCVDEAELVRAARSWARVGAAVLERPVAEVAAPVVKELRLALLAPVELSALEEQNRQEPLIPVEQIVEAWKCHALRRGDEARGTPCRRRKGTLPREHHRFLDLAFK; encoded by the exons ATGGATCCCCCGGGACTGGTCGTGCATGGGAAAGCTGAACCCTTTTCCGCAGCACTCGGAAGCCTGGTCAACAGCCCTCGATACAG TGATGTTCGCTTCGTGGTCGGTCAAGAACAGCAGGAGATATTTGCCCATCGGTGCTTGTTGGCCTGTAGATGCAACTTCTTCCAGCGACTTCTGGGCACAGAGTCAGGCCCCGGGGTGCCTAGTACTGTGGTACTAAGCACTGTACCAACTGAGGCCTTCCTGGCAGTGCTGGAgttcctatataccaacagtgTCAAGCTGCACCGCCACTCT GTGCTGGAAGTGCTGACGGCGGCTGTGGAGTATGGGCTGGAGGAACTGAGAGAG CTGTGCCTGCGGTTTGTGGTGAAGGTGCTGGATGTGGAGTTGGTTTGTGAAGCCCTGCAG GTGGCTGTAACCTTTGGCCTGGGGCCGCTGCAGGAGCATTGCGTGGCTTTCATAGAGGCCCACAGCCAG GAGGCCCTCCGGACCCAAGGCTTCCTGGAGCTGTCGGCGGCCGCGCTGCTGCCCCTGCTACGCAGCGACAAGCTCTGCGTGGACGAGGCTGAATTGGTCCGCGCGGCCCGGAGCTGGGCGCGCGTGGGCGCA GCGGTGCTGGAGCGGCCGGTGGCCGAGGTGGCGGCCCCGGTGGTGAAAGAGCTGAGACTAGCCTTGCTGGCCCCGGTGGAGCTGAGCGCCCTCGAAGAGCAGAACCGGCAGGAGCCACTCATCCCG GTGGAGCAGATCGTGGAGGCGTGGAAGTGCCACGCCCTGCGGAGAGGTGATGAGGCCCGGGGCACCCCATGTCGCCGCCGGAAAGGCACCCTGCCCCGGGAGCATCACCGCTTTCTGGACCTGGCCTTCAAATGA